Part of the Vigna unguiculata cultivar IT97K-499-35 chromosome 3, ASM411807v1, whole genome shotgun sequence genome, aaatgttagaattgttataattttttttaaaattttatatttgaatttataaagttttttatttttagcttCGACAAACTTATTTCACTTGAAACAAGtgaaatttttaacattatCCTCTAAGCTAGAAATGCATTTGGaatataatctatttttttatgattaattaagaatatggattgatttatcattttccaaacctatcattttttttaaatatttaattttgaaaataaattaaatccaccaatatttaaaaattacaaattaaatttaacttcatCAAGTTCCAAtatgaatgtttttttattaattaaaagtgagtTTTGAATAAAGTTTTAAACACAATTATTAatgcatttttaaaataaagtcaaaGCATAAGTTATTTATGACATTTATATTAACAATTAAGTTGAAACGTTATACATGAGTTACAAGTAAACAAtgtgaaaaattgaattttttaaatacgtTTTAcgtaatttgaatttataaagcaccggttatataataaattttaaaaaataagtaatatatatatatatatatatataataaactagtttattttattacttttaagttaatttttaaaaacattattaatttttaaattctcaaaTAGGTTtcatccttttaaaaaaaacataacgtGTACATAATTACCTCACAAAATGATGTTACGCGTCATTCACATAAACAACATAATTACATATCCTTatgttcttaatatttttattcaatttaataaaaaaagtattaaattaaatttataaaaaagcataattgataagtttaaaaatagtaaaaagtatatattcAAATCTTTAGCAAATAATTgctataaaaagttattaaacaCACAACCATAGAAAGATATAAAGCTTACTCTGTACACTACTCCAATGTTAAATTTTCCAAcagtatttcaaaatttaaaggCCCTCACCACTCTTTCATACATTATCATAAATCAAACATTTGTAATCGTAAAgcttaattacaaattattaggTTACCAATATCATTCTAGACACAATTATTAGttaaaaccaaaattttattagtaaaacgattttatatattatttaaaaattagatcCTAgacataatcataataaatattataggtGAACAAAATGGTAAGATTGtgtaaatcatattttttatactatacCACCTGAATGTATTTAGTTCAATCAAAAcctaaacttaattaaaatttaatgcaaTTAAAATTCATTGGTATATGTATTATCAATCACACCAGCatccaattaaaaataaatacaattaaaattccttctttttaacttgaaatttaatacaattacaAATTTATCTTTTTGGTATTGTGATATGCAACATCGTTGAACTTTCACCTTCTTCaatgaatttcaattaaaataaagaccGATGGAAGTTGATAAATaggattttaattaaaacaaaattcaaattcaattaaaactaaAGGTGTGTTTTCTGTTACCccatttttaatcaattaaaaagtaattaaaataaaacactttttttataCCTTTACAACTTCTGTGGTTAGGATTTTAAGGAACTCACGACgtcattaattttgtaaatttaagtgtaataaaatattgacagattaattggttttaatttagtaatttatttttttattgtagaaAGTAAAATCTAAGATTTGTGTTACCATTCCATAATTTACGActtatgattaaaaattttctttttttttttagttgtaaCACCTATTCaccttttttattaaagaaatttcaattaaaatttaagcctaattaaaaattaaaagtgttttttattGTACCTTTCACTTTCTTGGCTAAATgagtttcattaaaataaatataatgtagAATGTAGCCTTTGTCATCTATTATCCTATTTATATACTAtcgattttaatttttaactaactTAATTGCTCATcgtttatatttatgttaacCAAATAAccttacatataaaaaaatataaaatttttaattacttaatacTAAAAgagatttaataaaatttatattataggtCTTATTTCTCTTACTTCTCATCATTTtctataacaatattttaaggAGCTCCATTCTATtttcgtaaaaaaaatattcaaaacagTTATGCATTATTAATtagataaaacaattaatattaaattactgTAATCTAAGTTTACAAACATagtaaaattacaattaatattatattgaactttaaaatgataaataagtacaaatattttaaaaaatggccattaaaagaaatataaagaataacaaaaagtaaaacttttgatatttagttaaaatcatgttaattattattatgaattttgataTCTCAATTATATTGATATCCAATAAATCATCAAAAATTTGTCATCACataaaaattttctaaaaaaaacaaaatatgaaaaattacacaaaatctataataaaaattatacttcacagaatataaacataaacaaattatctattatgaaaaaaatttaaataaatacatgaagataaactattaaattacttatattattttttatgaataaacctAAATTAAGtacaataattttctttaaaaaaatatacaacaaaATTTGAACCGATTTTGATCTTATCAATCTACTTACTAATCATTCTTAGTTTTCACTcctttatttattgaaaatttactTCATACATAATCCCCACCTctagtattaaaaaaaaaaaatcaactatcTCAAACCcctatttttttactttttatttatcaatactTTGCCTCCTTAAGTAACTCTTTCGGTTTACCTTCTTCGTCATCtttattattaaactaaaatttaattttgaaaattgtttaccttgtatcaaaatctaaaatatagACTATACATTAAAAATTTCTTAATCTAAAATTGAATCATAATGCAATCGGATGAAAATAGTCACTGGAAGTTAAAATTAGGTAGAAGTTGAGGAAGCAcaattatttgatgttttaactGTAGAATGACCGTTGGTTTAGAAATGGGCATAGAATGTAGCACATCCCAGTGAATGAACGAACACACCTTTACAATTTTGTTCCTTTTCTAGATTCATTTTGTCTAGTCAAAAGCACGATTCTTGACTATGATTTAACCACAATTATTatgatcataataataatatcttttatCAATGTACAGACATAACTTGGAATTGGGAACCACGTGATGCCATTAAGACAAAACCCCCGACCAAGtcattaattaaacaaaatcttCAATTTCGAGAGAGACAGAGACAGAGAGAACTTTGAACATTTCACCTCAGTCAAAATATCATATCACagtcattaaaaaaattcaagattGAAGAAGTACTAAACTCATAAATccattattttgttgttttttttttttttttctgggtggtgatgatgatgatgctgGTGGTGCTTCTTCATTCATTCATCAGTGTAGCTAACACAGTGGAGATCTATGAGGGATTCCTTTTCTTCTACTCATGCTTGTGGCCATGTCTTCATCAGAAACCTTGTTATTGGTGTTGGCCATGAATTTTGCACACACAGTGCTCCATCCACTCCTCCTCTTCCTTACAACCTCTGTGCAAGACATGCTCATGTTGTTCTCTGACCCTGATGATCCTGAACACGAAGAACTCATTGGCTCATCACAATCCACAACCGTTGATCGAGTCATCTCCTCCTCCCCCATCTCTTGTGGGATCAGAAAATCAGGACTTAGTTGTAGGGAGTTGCATGTCCTCAAATATGGAGACAGATCCTTGTAGTGTTTCAGCACAAAATCAACctacacacacacaaacacaccacAAACATGTTTTAGTTTCTCCTCTTTAACTGTGTAATAATTCAAGAacaaaagtttatatatatgtaaCTGGAAATATGCACCTTGCATCCAAGAGAGCAATGAATAAAAGGCTCTTGAAGACTTCTATCACAGGAGGTGCAGTAGTTTCCCGAACCTTTGaattgccggttttgaggtctCTTCTTGATGAACACCACCTTAGCACTATTGATAGTATAAGCCTAACAAACAACACAATTCAAACCTTTATTAACCATTGTAAACTCAATTTCACTTATTTGTGGTAAAAAGAGCTGAATTTGAGTCCAGTGTGTTAACCATAAGTATACCTGAACGTTGGAGCAATCGATGAGTTTCTGAAGATCTTCAAGCCTAACAACATCATGGTAAACGTAACGGCGAACCTGAAGAAGCCTGTGGAAGCGATGAGAGGGTAAACAGTGAGGGCAAATACTGGTGCAACAATCTAAGCAGCACACATTCTTCTCATTCTTTTTAGCGTTCTCATGGTAAGAGCACCCCACAAAGAACTTTTCTGTGTAAAGAGCTTCCAACCATGCAGGCTTTTGGTATCCCTGCGATAATCGATCATCACAACCATAACAAACCTCATGAATCATCACTATAACCAAAAGGGTCATGcataatcataatcataatcatcatcatcatcatcaagaAGAGTGTGAACAGAAAAGAGAGCAAAATCAAGGGAATTCAACTGACCATGATCATGAAAATTAAGAGTTGCAAGAGTGCCTCTTGAAATTCTCCTCGAGCTGTGATCAAGGTATAGTGAGTAACTAAGGAGAGAAGcacagagagagagaaaagaggagGGAGATAAGAGTATTTATTGAGGTTCACAAGAGGAGTGAggagagaatatatatatttattccatgaataataataataataggtaGAAAACAATTTGTGTATAATAGAGGAAGGGTTGTGATATGAGAGACAGagaaataaaagagagagaaaCCGAAAGCCATAAAGAAACAAGTTAAGCTATGAGGGGAACGTGCGCGCTGTTTCTGTGTCTCCCATTCTCTTCTTAGCCACCTAAACTAAACTATTCTCTGCTCATCTCCTTGGCTTAAGAGCTCTATTTCTAAACAAAACCACTCTCTCCTTGAACTGGctgcaatttttattattatttcttcatATCATATTAATCTCCATCTCTCTCTCTCATTCACTATATCTTGGAAACAACCAGTTGCTGATAGCCACTTGATGTTGGACTTTGAAATGGagtttcatttttcattatttttctgcAAATCTCATTGCCAATTCATTTTACAAAACTTTTGGCTACTTTCTTCAACCTTCTTTCACTGGAAAACTTTTCTAGCCTTACTTTTAATATGACAGACACAAAATTGAAACTTTATTTAAGCTGAGTTTTGTTAGGACAAATGTCATATGTGAGTCTTTTATATAAATGGAATTAGTTCTTATTggttttttatcattatttggAGAAGTCGGTCAGTTGCTGAGCAGAAGTTTAAAAATGAAAGCagaataaaaaaggaaagaaaagggTCAGAACAGAACTTGGAGCCACCTTTTctccaaaaattatttttaaggttTCTTTAATTTCCTCTGTGCCATATATGTTGGACTTCTGCACATCTCTGTTCTCCTCATTTTGCATAATTAATAATGCATATTACTGTATGACTTCAAAGCTAAGCAATGAGAGCATAGAGACACCAATCATCAACCTACTTAGCAGGACATAGCATGGGACATAGTACTAGAAATCAAGAGCATACTTGTTTCAGAGGTGGAAATTTATAATAGAGATTGACCTCACATTTATCTGATGCAAACAGAAAAACAAATTCGattctatctacacatagatacactactataaaaaaaacaaattgtttaCTGTGAGGTTTTATTCATACATAGTATTCATACTATTCAATAATTTGATATTCAAGTAATAACATTTGTGGTCACTCCCCTGTGTCTTAATTAAGCTTCTGAAAACAATTGTTCATCCTATCAAGTGCTTCAATTTCTTGGTAGAAGGAATATAAACACACATGCATAAACAGTTTAGCAGATTGAAGACGCTAAAGTATTGAGAACAGTGAGTTGAATTGTGGAGAGTGAATTTGGCAACAATTCTGAGGAGGCTTGTAGGTAGGTAACTAGCCATGATTATGACATGTAGTGAAAAAGTCACGTTTTATGAACAACACTCGAATCCAGCTGGGAATGTTACTGATGGTAGTGACAAACAATTTAAAGGTTTTGTTAATCTATGGGACCAATTTGATTGTTTCATTTTTGACACCATGAAATTCTATGGAATAGTGGAAGTGGGGTAGTGGGAATTAGCACTTTGTCTCAGCTTGGCAGTTTTCTCTTTTGTTGCAGACCAAAATTCTAATCTACTGAAGGTGAGTTAGAATAGAAAGTGTAGGAACAATAAAAATGAAGGGTAGTTCTGTGTTTTAATAAGACAAAACCAAAGGCAAAAGAATATGATATAGTTATGGTGCAAACTTTCGCATCCTCCATTTTCTGACTAACTAAAACAATGACAATGAAGATATATATGTTTTGGAAGCCAAATTATTCAGCCACTGAGTGCAAAAATTGGTTCCTAGTGCTATGTGCTGTGCATATGGGCTCACAGAGATGGCAGCAGCATCGCCTAAACTGAGCCAGCTAAAATCTGAAACAAGACATGTACGATGAAATCCCATGTTTTTTGGGGAATCAAATATGGGCAACATTAACCAATCAATCAACCACTCCACTAAACCAATCTGTGTGTACTATAATAATTATCAGAAAATTTGTAACAAACGTTTGACAGACAGGCACAACTCATTAAGCACTAACCAGCAAAATTAACGACAAATTATTTTATGGGCTTAATTTAGTGCTAATTTTGAGGACATTGCTTGTTGTGCCTTTAGGCCATAACCAAGAGTTATTCTTGGGGTTTGAACGAATAAGAGATTATTAgtcttgttttttctctttcccttttTTACCCTTTACCCTTGCTATGTGGTTTTCCTAATTCCCGTTTCACGTGATCCTTAGCCTTGGCGTGATACCTGACACTCCGTGGTGTCACTTTTGGAAAAACAATTTCACCAACAAGACTAGTAAAACAACTTGATTCCTGGTTTAACTTATCTTCAAATTTCAGCTCTATATAGCTCCTAAGCTCTTTTACCCATTATTCTAAGCCAATTTGGTAACTCATAGCCACGTTTAACATAACTATATTCATGATGCATAAATTGCATGATAATGAACATGAAAATCCAAGTAGCTAGCAAAAGAAAGTGAAGTTTTAGTACACAACAACTTCAACAAATTGTCACAGACAACATCAACTGTCTCGTGGTAAAGATCAAGCCATACTTAAGTAAGATAAGTTACGATCAAATCTTACATTCACAAGTAAAAAGAATTGTAACTTATTACGATTTTTGACCTAGCGATAAGTACTCGATCTAACAATGCGAACAGAGAGAAGTTATTATAAGAGAAGAAAAGGATTGTGACCCCCACCCCACGTGCCATGAAAAGCAGAATGGTATCATATGAGCAAAGGAGGTCACGTGCAAGGGATCCAAGGAGGAAAATTGAAGAGTGTAGAGGATCCTTTTCCATGATAGAATACAAGCTATAAAGTTTGTGTGTATGGTGTGGCAGTCAAAGGTCAAAAGATCCAGAAATTGGCAGAGATGATGAGGTTAGATTAGAATGAGAAAGTGTGGGTCAGCGGGTGAGCCGCACGAGGGGATCTATCTGCAGAAGCCACTGCAATTCTACCTCACCCTCACTTTCCCCTCCTTCTTTAATCCCACATCTCCTATTTTATTTCCCACCCCTTCTTTTTTAAACCCTTTGTCACGTGCAGAGCCGTTTTCAATGACCACAACACCATCTACTCAACCCTCTTCACCTTCCTCTTCAATAACCACCCTCCATTTCTCACCTACCTCAACAAATCTCGTTATAATAGATTTTAGATAACTCTGATAGATTTCTTAAGTatataattcatgttttatctTACATTTACAATGTGTTCACAAACACCTCAGATGTGAATTGTGATTGTTTGAATCAACATTTACAATATATAGTGAAAGATTAGTCATAAATCTCAGTATCTTCATCATTAGCAGCACTAGCTTACATTGTCCTGTTGTTGCAACTGATGAAAGGAAGTGCAATGCAACATAATGGTATGAGTCACTGCATAAATCTATACACACTACTGATGTgcacatttttattttggtgGAGTCTGCAAGAGTACACATACATGTTGTGCACGTGactatattgaaaaatattagaGTAGGACCACAGAAAAACTAAAAACGGGAAAGTCAGGGGTCAGGTGTAAAATGGTGTGAATTTGTGATTGCAATAATTGTGTGAATGGCATTGCTGTTGTTACTTTTATAAAGGTCAATGTAGTAACATAAGATGAGATGATTGAGATTGGTTTGTTGATGAAAGCATGTCATGTGGGACAGCACCACTGAAAGAAACAACGTTAAAATGATGTCGGTCGAGTTGCGTGATGACCTTTACGATTTCACGAAACTACTAAAGCCTCCTCATAAAGGATCCTCATATTTCTACTGAGCTATCATCAACATACATAACATGACCCACACTATCCAAATATCTAATTTGGCATTTACACAATGTGGATCATGTTCTTCACAAGAATTGTCAGCACTGTGATGTATCCTAATATGATGCACTttacacacacaacacaacctTTTCATGTGGCCCATTCAGCACTTCCTCTCATAGGTCCATGCAAAGCAACAAACACTGTAACCAATTAGTCTCTCTGATAACTAACACAGACATGTTAGACTTGACACAGATAACACAGTTACAGAGACATGTGGAAGAACATGCAACTCAAATGGTTAAGGTGAGAGCCACAACACTAACAAATGTGTAACAACATATATATCAATCCCAGGTCTAGGATTTTTCACAATAGCCACATGATCTAGTACTACTAGTAACAACATATATATTTGGTGAGTCTACAACTAatctacaaaatatatttatctgtGTTTGTAACAGGGTTTTGGTAACTTTGTATACAGAATAAAAACGtacatctctctctctctctctctctatatatatatatatatatcatgcatGTGTTTACACACATGTACATAGAATAACTCAAACAGGgttgagataaataaaataaaatgaggtAGGCCAGAAGTGTTTTAATTTTGTGAGACTGctgcataaaaaattattacactGGTGTAATTGCAAATACAAGTTCTGCCACTTTCCACATATTTCCAGAAGCTGAAATTTAGCTCTCTTGAGACGATTATGGTTAAAAAGTTTAGTTCTAAGTTTCTTAAAAGTTTAGCCTTATTTTCCTAATATGAATCAAGTGATCCTTACTGGTATAGAGGCTTGTTATGagaagaaaaacagaaaaaacaaGTATTCCAAAAGTTAGTGTCTTTTTATATTGATTGGTGCAGTGTTGCATGGAGATTATGTGAAGCAAAATTTTGGTAATGTTCTTATCTACAGACCTTATTATTGTCACCGACTAAACATTGAACTTTAATGAAAAGAGGCACAAATTGTCTCATCATACTTTTAGCTTTGTCTGCAAATAGAGGATCAAGTTTTAGTCGAAACATTACCACATAAAAACTAAAGAAGATTATACATAAATTATCACATGATTAAATGATCCGTAGAATATATCAATTGAGTCAAACCACATTAACTTCTTGGGAGTTTCTTCCTGCACCATGCTTTTGAACAATTTGGATTGTATAATTTGAAAGctattttcaaaaatgaaaaatgacttctttaatataataaaaaccatttttttcttaaaataaatgtcAAATTCCACAATTCGAAAATCAAACCTCAAGATTATTAATCATCGCAAGTCAAATAACTCGATTATGCAAtctgcaagtttttttttttcttaattctcttAAACTTTTGGAAGTCAACTTTTTACTTTTGAATTAcacaattaaaaaagttttttcttctaAGTTGTACtgtctataattttttttttaaattaaattatatcatttttaatttttgaattacaCAATCTAGAAAAATGCATGGAACAATTTATACAGATGTAGGAAAAAGTTGCCTAacttgtttaattatttttaaattgtataatatttatatttatataccatatagaaaaaaaaagtgtataacccaAAGAAAAAGTAATACTGCAACAGAAAGATGCCATGATAAATGAGCTCGTAGTTATATAAAGTAATATCGGTAATAATcgttaaaataagataaaagatcTTATAGCGTAAGATATATAGATTTTAACTTAGATCATAAATATTACCTAATATATGAATTAGCCAAATGAATCCTTTAATTGTAGCATATTAGTAATGGAGACACAATGTAAATTCCtgttacattttaaaattttaaaactatcaaTGTTATGTATTCAACCATAGTGCACGAAAACTAACGCTCCATTAgaattacatatttaaaaaaaacgaaaaagtCCCATTTCATTACAAATAATTGTAGTAAaagatgttttttatttatttatataaatatgtaatttatatttgtttttaataactttttattcaaattataaactacTAAGCATATAAACACGAGGTTTGTATGTACGCATTTTTAATTACtctattattgtaatttttcaaATTCAGTCGATTTGATTATAAAGGGTAAATTAAgatgttaaaaatgttttaaaataataaataattattagtaaaaaatataaacttttataactacaaaattatgaacaaataaaatagagaatgtaagttaaaaatttaaaattagtaaaagtaactaaattataaaagtgAAAACAATGTGAGTTTCGGAAGTGttaccaaataaaatataaatcatttttagtaaaaatttaatcaaaatttgaaagtaCAACAAACTGCAATTATTTACTCTATTTTCTGctctgctatttttttttttccataatctttttctgtCTTCTGTATGTATGTGGATCTTACAACAGTTCTTTTGTAGTAAACTTTTAACATGTCATTCACGTCATTGTTattgtgtatgtattttttggatatatataatattatattagtatgtgatgataatataatattattaaattataatattttaaataaaattatatttattaaaagtaaagtaaaatatatcagaaaagataataaaataacagttgataaataaataaaaaatagtaaaaatagacgattttataaaaaattttataaaagtaatggtcaattttcaaaaattttgtaaataattatattttaaaagataaaattagtattttgaaatatagatacaaaagaagaaatctctttatatattattatagatacaATTCTCGTGTTTAGACATTATCAGACATGGATTTCACTATTATTATGAGAtgtatagtttttaaatttccttAAATTACACTGAAgttcaaattcattttcaattttagttttgacCTTTTATCTCTATctgtgaatttatttttttcatgctttCACTTAGcgtgaataataaaattaaaaaaaataatgaaacggAAAAtaacttaaagaaaaataaaaataataagaatagtAAGAAGTACCTCTGAGTGAGGTTAGAAACcaaaaaataagatgaaaaaaattaaaaatcaattaaataattatccTTACCAAATAAGATAagattgaaaattataatattaagggtaaaataaaaaaaaaagtaaaaatgtatACCACATATATGTATCTTCTTATATATAACTATAGatacatcaaatatataaaataataaaacatatttaaataaataaaattaatataagttttaaattttaactcatTGAATAAGATAAGACAGTAAAAAAACTGTGGATAGTCAGGTCTATTgtatacataaaagaaaaatagaggtattataattgttttgaattaattaatttaaaaaaataatatatatatatatatatatatatatatatatatatttatttatttatttatatatataactaattcCCTTAGCGAGGAACGttaatatttatacattaataaagtatcaatgtaagaattttttttttttaaattgaaacgATTGATACAAATGAAAGCGACCctaagttaaatttttttaacttaaccggagaataaataagtaattaagtctaaaatatattaattttaatatatttaaaaacaatattatattttaaaatattaaaattagtagatATCAGCAGagaaataatactaaaaaattaataaataatcaaaatttaatataaaaacaactccaaaaatccaattattaataaaaattcagtTAAAGTGCTCAGACTACTCGTTTATTTGATAACACCTCAATATTAGTTCCACGCATTCTATATTGGTTAAACTTATAAAGGcatgtaaaattataatagaaattcATTAAATCGACGCGACACtaacaaattttcttaatttgtaaGCAATAAGTAAGCGTCTTTAAAAGAATGTGTCAAAGTGTTACTAACAtttctcattttaaaaatatactaaaaatacCATAATGATAAAATTTCCAACAGTAAACTCAAATCAATTTTGTTAAAGATTCGAAGTAATAGCATTTATATATCGATTAATAAAGAATTAATGGTAAATTTGGATGAAGTAATTTAGGAAACtaatttctttatttgattttttttcttacagaAAATAACATAACATCATAACATGTTTcaaagatgaaattaaaattaaaagaatttaagaaaatatttcaaataataaaaatagtacgTTGATATCCGTTCAATAAAAAATCaaaggaaattgaaaattttccgATTACAAGATATAAAAGGTTCATAAGTCTAAAAGTCGAAGATATAAAAGGTTCATAAGTCCAAAAGTCGAATAGATCAAGAAAGTAAAAGGTTGAGACAAGTTGATTCAGATTCATTAAAAGTGAAACtgtaattcaatttaaaaatagaaaaaaaaaattcaattacaatgaatacttcaattttttaaaattatttcatccCTAACACAaggtaaaaaattttattttatataaaataattacaagaTTTTAATTTTGCACAAAAAGTTGGTATTCATTCTAAAACTTATTTACCTAGCTTGACCTCGTTTAACGGTcccaaatcataataaattaaaattataatgtacAAAATTTACATgcaaacttttattttagtgGTCAAGTGAGCTCCATGCTAGTGATGGACTTTCTGGGCTGgcatgacaattttttttatttgatatttactTTCTCCCGAAAGTTACCGAAAAAAGGGAAATACTATGATAATGTAACAATAAAAGACcgacaaatattttattctgttataacaattaaaaatatggtATGATAATGACTACAATTG contains:
- the LOC114178960 gene encoding uncharacterized protein LOC114178960 encodes the protein MIMGYQKPAWLEALYTEKFFVGCSYHENAKKNEKNVCCLDCCTSICPHCLPSHRFHRLLQVRRYVYHDVVRLEDLQKLIDCSNVQAYTINSAKVVFIKKRPQNRQFKGSGNYCTSCDRSLQEPFIHCSLGCKVDFVLKHYKDLSPYLRTCNSLQLSPDFLIPQEMGEEEMTRSTVVDCDEPMSSSCSGSSGSENNMSMSCTEVVRKRRSGWSTVCAKFMANTNNKVSDEDMATSMSRRKGIPHRSPLC